The Pogoniulus pusillus isolate bPogPus1 chromosome 18, bPogPus1.pri, whole genome shotgun sequence genomic sequence TGTTTAGGTGTATCCATGCTACCTTTGAATTGGTGATCTTGGGTACTGAGAGTAGCAGCCACAGAGTGCCTTATGTAGCATTTGTCTTCAATATTTATCTGTCTTATTGAGGTAGTGCTCTTGGTGTGTGCAGAGTGAATTAAACTATAATCATACAATGAGTGATATCTATGCTCACTACTCATAATATCAGAGATGGTGATATTTATGGGACTAAACAAATGTTGACTGGAATATTCTTAGACCTTTCAGTCTTCATTGTTTTATAGCTAGCAAGTTTTTCCCTATGTGTAGTGCATATAGATGAAGTCTGCAGAGTACCAGTTATTTTGGATTGTACtggcttttttgtttcctcAGAACTGTTCTTAGGTTTTTGTTAGATTGTTGAACTAGTTCATGTGGTGGTTTTCAGCACATTTAACTGTTACTGGCGCTGTTCCAGTCTGGGTCAATTTATGTTACTGGCAACTTTATCActtcagagaaggaagacaCAGGCACTGAAAAAGTCTTAGAAGTCCTTCAGGACTGCCATGTGGTTGTTCAGAGGTCTTGGAATAATATCAAACCTGTTCTGCCATTTCTGCTGAGGATTATATGCTTTGTGCCTTCCCATCGATTCTTTGCAGATTTTTCTCCATCATTTTGCTCTTAAGAGAAGTTATAGCTTTGACCTAAATTACATTTGATTCAGAAGTGGCATTAATGCTCTAGAAAACTGTGATTAATGCTCCCCAATTAACTTGTCACTAGTCTTAGTTTAGTGCACAGAAGGATAGTAACACAGGCACACAGGCTCACTTACAAAGCCAGCGTGATTGTTGGGTGAGAATCCAGGTTGAGGGGATTCAGGGAAGAGCAGGTACAGGTGTCTTGTGGTGGTGGAAGCAGTTTTGTGCTGCAGGTTGCCATGAGTCAGCAGGTGGGGTAACAGTGCATGTTgagaaaggcaaagggaaaaataaaaaggcatgtagaggaggagaagagaaagtgcATAAGTTGGTAGTGATGTTCAAATAAGATTTCTGAACTGAAGAGGTAAATGAACGCTGGAGTTGACTGCTGTGGTTTATGAAAACCCCAAGTAGTCCTTTATTTGTACTATTAGTTCATATGAGAGCAATAGCATTCCACTAAAGACATAGATGTGTTCTTCCAAATGTAATTGGTGCAAATTCTTCTTGGTAAAAGCCTGTGGTTATCATATGACCAGGACAGATGATTTCTCTGCGTGCCTCAGTTGGGTAACTGTGATATCTTACTCATAACTATTCATAATTTCCttcaaaacagaaggagaattAATTTAAGAAACTTGAGTGGTTACAGAATTATTTCCTTCTAGTCGTCCTTTCAGAATATTTCTGAGGTATAGTTGTTAAATAGACTATTGCCAGGAAATCCTGACACCTAGAAACACTGCATTCTAGCCACAATATCCTCATAGTAAATTATAGCAATGATAATATAGATACAGTCAAAAGTGGAATGAGTGTAATATTCCTGTTtctgttgtggggttttgtttacaTTTTAAGTAACAAATGCTGTTCTTAAACCATAATAGATAAAGGTGTGTCTGTAAATATCCATTTTCAGGGTCAGGTGTGTGAAGGACGATTAGCCAAAGATGTCATGTGGGAAAGCAGTGACATAAAATACAGACTTACAGTTCATAATTTTAGAAGGggtttgtgtgggttttgggGGATTGTTTTTCCTTGCATTTTGTTACATCATAAGTGCCTGCTTCAGTGTCTTAAggctttccttcctcttccagaAAATGCTGGGACAGAAGAGATGAGTACTCCCTTTACTAAGGCCTAAAACTGCCTGTTGAAAAACAGTCCTGACCAGGCAATATACGAATGGCCCAAGGAAGCCAGCAAATTGATATTCAGGTTTTACATGACCTGCGACAGAAGTTTCCTGAGGTACCTGAAGGTGTTGTATCCAGATGCATGTTACAGGTCAGTGTTCTGTTAATGATGTACAAGTTAGCACTGTTGCTTATTTTAAGTGTTATGTATGGCTGTCACCTTTGAAAGCAGATATGTTTTCTTTGAGTGAGACAAATACACACAACCAATTCCTCTGTGTTGCACAGCAAGCAAAGTGTTAAATTCCATGTCTAATCAGGGGTGGACCAAGGTAACTCAACCTGTAAATCAGTGTGTGTCTGGAGGCTACTGGCTCTACAATCAGTATGCTCATGCCTCTTGGCCACCTCAAGAGCCAAAACTAACTGTGGCAAAAGTAAAGGTGTAAGGCCAGCTTGAGTTCAGTAGTGACATTTTAAAGCTGTGCTATAAATCTGTACTCAAATAAGCTGCTATGGTATGGGGGTTTTTATTTATGTTTTTAGGTCAGTTTGTTGTtgggggtgggcaggagaggcagggagtgtTGTGCTTTGAGTGTTAGGCTCAGTTCTGAAACAGTGTTGCTACCTGGTCTTGATCACATTTCAAGATAGTGGTTGCCCTCCCTACTTTTAACTCCCAGCAACCTTGGCCTGCAGAGCTGTTTTTGGTGTCCCTACTTACCTGCTGTAGCAGAGTGTCTGGGAGTGTAATACAGGCACACCTAAGCTCACTGTTTGAGCCTAAGTCTTGTAACATAGCATCCACCATGTTAGAACCAAGTGGGTATGCTTCTGCTCAGTGCTTCCCAAGGTTTTGACTGCCTCATAGGCTTAGCTTGGGGGATGTTGTAGCTTTGGAGTCCATGCTGCAAAACTATGGATTTCTGTTGGGCTCAGAAGCATTTTTTATGGGAACTGCAGTTAGTGCTAAGGCTATAGGCTACCATATCACCAACTTCTACCTCCAGCTATCTATATTCTGTACTGTCACTATCAGAATACTTCTGTGACCTTATTGCATATCAACTTCTGCTGTTTAACATCACATTAGTTACATAGATTAATATGCTCATCCAAAGTGTCACATAGGGACACCTGAATGCCTAGAGGTAGCAAATGCTGATAGACTTTAACTTTGAGGCTTAAAcatgcttgctttgttttccagtgaTCTCAAAACATCCGTactgattgggttttttttcattatctAAGGTACTCAACCTTTGAGTACTCTGGATAATTTTAGAGCATGGTGTGAATATTCATACTGATCATCAGTATGCATAACTTGATTGGAAAAAAGATGGGTCATGAGTTCCCAGAAACTGTCTGTCTCTGGATTATGGCTAGAATATATGTGGTTATGATTCAGCATCCTTGTAATTGTTTGTGCTGCTTTTCATATGTATTTTTATTTATAGCATAGATACATACTTAAATATGTGTATTTCATCACACACACATGCTTGCAAATAATGCTCGTACTATTGGCAGGTAGAACTGTGACTGTATCAGTGTTCCTATTTTCAAGACTTTGTGGTGACTCTCTTACTAAGAGTAGTCTGTGAAAAGTGCAGTTTATTTAGATGACTGGTTTTGATTTGCAAGAGGGCAAAATTCTGCTCAGGTCTTTTGAAGCTATGAGCTTTCCCCATTCCTTTATTTAGTTGAAGAGTAAACCAAACCAGATTATAGATCAATGTTCCTATTTTCAAGACTTTGTGGTGACTCTCTTACTAAGAGTAGTCTGTGAAAAGTGCAGTTTGTTTAGATGACTGGTTTTGATTTGCAAGAGGGCAAAATTCTGCTCAGGTCTTTTGAAGCTATGAGCTTGCCCCATTCCTTTATTTAGTTGAAGAGTAAACCAAACCAGATTATAGATTGCATGTAGGTGTTGTCCAGTGTGTGCACTGCCTTCTGTTATTAGCACTCTGTAGGTCTAATTTAGTTCTTATACTACTAGTGCAgttttgctcctcacacaggAGAACTGCTTGTAGAGCTAGGTCAATGAACTTGACAGAGTGCATGCATCAGTAATCACCTCTTGAATGTAATTATTGGTAAATTTTAAAAGCTAGTGcttggctggagagaagcaacAGTCTTCATGACTGAAGAAAAAACACTACTCTACATCCCATAATTCTAGATATGGGAGAAAGGCTTAGATTTTATGGGGAAGTTTTTTTGGGTCAATTTTCTTAAGATATTTTTCAAAAATTCCTAATATAATTAATGTTCCATATGGGCAATATTACATGAATTTACTACACTAGGAAGCTGCCTGTTGTTAACTGAGAGCTTCTACAGCTCACCAACAAAATCCTGTCACGTTGGTGGGTGTTTTGAAATTTCATGAGATCTGGTTTCTCTGATTCAGTTAAGTTCTTGCTACTCAGGGTTTTGATTTCATCATTCCGGTTGCTCTTTAAACCAACAAGTTTACTTGGACCAGTGGTGAAGCCTGGAAACATTTGAGAATACTTCTGTATGTGTTTGTAATGTTGCTGGAACAGCATCTGATTCCTGAGTTCTGCCTTTTTACAGCTGAGCATAGTGGAAGGAGTTTCCAATAACTGGTAACTATGGTCTGGGTCAAAGACAGGGGTGTTACAGGAAATGGTGCATTCACCTTGCCCACACAATACTTGATATACAAGCATTGTGTTGGGGTGAAGTTGTTTTTAAACCAGGAAGTGTAAGATTTCCCAAGAGAGAACCCAGAAGAGGTTAAGAATTATGTAGTTCATAATGATGTTGACAAGAAGTTTTTATAACAAGAAATGATTCTTAAGATCACTGCATATTGGGCAGGAAGACTATACAGCTAATTCGGTCCTCCTCTTTTAGAATATTTTTTTACCCAAACACTTCCAGCTTCTATTTTGAAAGAAGTTCTATAGCATCATATGTTTATAGTGAACAACTTAAGAATAAGCTGAACGTGAATGTCTTGGGTTGAACAGCTCACTGTTGGAATGTCTAAGCAATTTCTAGTGTACTAAAAACAGAGGACCACCAAACATCTAATGTGATGAAATTTAAATCTGCATAATCTAGGGAGTAAAAAGTTTTATTGCTTTGTGGGGCTGACAGCACTGAGCTGTTGAAAAGTTTTGCATCCCTCCATTCTTTGTAAGAGCATTCAGCTCTTCTCATTTAAAGGAgtcacagcagcatccccagtCTGGACATCATtctccttttgttcttttttgtttggagCATTCTTGGAACTACCTGTTCCTCAAGTTATCTTGCTTGCCTCTTCTTGCTTCATCATTTCCCTCCaactttcttccctcccttcttttttttttcttctttccctctgcccttcTCTTTCAGGGTGCCAACATGTTAAACTCAGCTGGGTCATGAGCATAGCTAAGACGAGGGGTGTTATGTTCTGGAATATGCATAGTTCTGCCGTTAGCCAGTTCTGTGGTGTATAAAGAGCTAGAAGAATCGAAACTCTGCCAGCCAGAAGATGCCAGGGATTCCATGCACCCCCGCTTCCTCTTTTGAGTTCTCCAATTTGCTAATTGACATCTCTGAAATTTGGGTGCAGTCTtaaaacacacacagaaaagCAACCAAGTCCACAAAAAGCAGAACTCCGAAGAAACGCATTCACAGTGGATTTTAAGGACCTTGCAAGCTTGCCCTATTCCTTTTTTGTTCTGGATTTTTGGCCTTTCTGTTACTAATTTTAATTCGCTTTGTGTGAAGATTTTTCTAGCTTGCTTTTGTCTGGTATCCCATCTATTTGCCTTTTTCTGTCTCCCTTTTCTCATTTGTAGCAAATACAAGGTTGTTGTTTTTATCTTGTCTTACCACTGTTTTGTCCATGTGTGATTCTTTTCTTGACTACCAACATAATTTGATTACTTTGTCCTCTGGTTCTTATTCCAAACTAGAGCCAATGTGCATACCATCAATTTGACCCATTTTCATATCTCAAGCTTTTTCTGCAGCACCCCTCACACAGAGATCCCAAGTCAGGCAGTCTTTAGCAAATCCTGTGATTTCTGAAAGTTTTCtggatgggtttttttgagggaCTTTGCTAAGAATTCAGAACTGCATCTGGCCTGTATGAACATgtcattttggttttgtgggttgAGTTTAGCCAAGTGTCACTCTCCTATTTCTGTGTCtcttaccttttactttgtgtCTACCTTACAGATAAAAAAAATTATATGAAACATTGGTTTTTGCACAACACACTATGACCTTGTTTGATTGAAGGATGAGAACTGCTGTCTGCTAGTTTAACAGAAATCGATTGATACAAAGCATGGAGCATGGATCAATTTaatttgctttcttgcttgcATTATTCTTTGACTAATTGACTACTTGACATACACAGTTCTTGATCATATGCATTCTTACTAGTTACTATGTGATGAATGAGTTTGTCATCTATTTAGGCTTAACAGCACCTGGACCTTCAACATATGGTcctctggggttttgtttgtttgggggtttttgatGGGACGGGGGTAGGAGGGTGTGGGAGAAAAGATTGGGACAGGGCACAGTATTAAGAAACTAAGTCACTGAGTCATGTTCATTCTTTTCTGAAAATCATTAGGAAACTGAATTGGGAAGATCAGAGTACATTATTACTAAACATGCAGAATTAGCAGTTTGCTTCTGAAAtgttctttaaaagaaaatcagctaggtttggggttttcttttaagTCATCCTCTTAAAAATTTTATAAAGTAACTTTGCACAGATGTCAGTATTTAAAAGCTTTGCAAGCAATGgtttaaaatgaaaatacaaATATCTTCTGGGTTTTCCATTAATAGTTTTATCTTGCAAAAGAGTAATGTGAATTTTTACATTTCCTCTAAAGTCATGTGCAACTCCTTCAATTGGCATGTGTATTCTCTTTGTAAGATTTACTTTCCGTTTTCAGCAGGAGGTAATGCATAGTGAGTATTGAAGTGTTTGGTTTTAAATTATTAACCAGTAATATTCAGGTGCTGTGAATTCATTACTTCAGTCACTTTCCCCTTAAACCAGAGACTTGGTCACTGCTGAGGATGGTTCTGAAATTGAGAATGAGTAGCAAAACTACTCACCCAGTGTGTGTTATACTGTATGGTGTTATCTTGTCAAGGTCCAAGATCTCCCTATCATTGCTTCAGCAGCAATGCAGACTCCCTACTCTTGGTACCAGTGCCTGAGTCACTGTTCTCAAAATAGTAAGCTTCACACATGTGCCCCTTGTGCCTGTGTAGTAGCCCTGCTAGCCAACTGCCCCAGCCCCCAAATGATTTAGTTTTGATGCTACATTGTTAATTTTTCAGTGATAATTAGATGCATGTTTATCTCAACTGTGATGGTATTGTATCAGTAATGTTACGTTTTCATCTGTCTTTTATAGAATAACAATAATTTGGATGCCTGTTGTGCAGTTCTCTCTCAGGAGAGCACAAAGTATCTCTACGGTGAGGGAGACCTAAGTTTTTCGGATGATTCTGGGATTCCTGGACTACGAAATCACATGACATCTCTTAATTTGGATttgcagtcacagaatgtgTATCACCATGGAAGAGATGGAAGTAGAATGAATGGAAGTAGGACTCTAGCTCACAGCGTTAGTGATGGACACCTTCAAACCAGTCAGTCCAACAATGAACTGTTTCAACAGGAGCCACAGACAGCACCTGCACAGGTTCCACAAGGATTTAATGTCTTTGGGATGGCTAATGCAGTTAGTACTTCTAATCCAGGGCAACATCTTGGATTTCACCTAGGCAGCAAAGGAGTATCTAACTTGTCTCAACAAACACCCAGATTCAACCCCATTATGGTAACTTTAGCCCCAAATATTCAACCTGGTCGCAATACTCCTACATCTTTGCACATACATGGTGTACCTCCTCCTGTCCTTAACAGTCCACAGGGAAATTCTATCTATATTAGACCTTACATCACAACTCCTAGTGGTCCTGCTCgacagacacagcagcagccaggctgggcatcTCAGTTTAATCCCATACATCCTCAGCAAGTCTACCAGCCTTCGCAGCCAAGTCCCTGGACTACTCTTCCAACATCCAGTACTACGCCACATACCTCATCACAACACTCAACACAGTCAAATCAACAAGGCCACCAAACTTCTCATGTCTATATGCCTATCAGTTCTCCTACTACTCCGCAGGCACCTATGATTCATTCATCCGGTAGCTCACAATCCTCTGCTCATAGCCAATACAACATTCAGAATATATCCACAGGACCTCGCAAAAACCAAATTGAAATCAAACTTGAACCACCACAAAGAAGCAGTTCTTCTAAGTTGCGTTCATCTGGCCCTCGCACCTCCACTACTCCCTCCTCCCTCAACAGCCAGACATTAAGTAGAAGTCAACCCACTGTTTACATATCGGCCAGTCCTCCAAATACCGATGAAGTGATCACTCGTGGTCAGCCCAAGGTCTACATTTCAGCAAATGCCGCAACAGGAGATGACCAAGTTGTGCGGAACCAGCCCACGCTTTTCATATCGACAAATCCTGGAGTATCTGCCACTTCTAGGAATATGTCTGGTCAAGTAAGCATGGGTCCTGCATTTATTCATCACCATCCACCCAAAAGTCGAGCAGTGGGCAACAGCACCACTGCAACCTCTCCTCGAGTGGTGGTTACGCAGCCTAACACAAAATATACTTTTAAAATTACAGTTTCTCCAAATAAGCCCCCTGCAGTTTCCCCAGGAGTAGTATCCCCAACATTTGAACCTACAAACCTCCTAAACCTTCCTGATCACTATGCTGAACCAGAGGGTATCCAGCATCTCACTGACCCTGTTTTAGCACATGTGGATAGGATCAGTGATGCACGGAAATTGAGTATGGGATCTGATGATGCTGCCTACACGCAAGGTAATAATTCTTAATATAAGTAGTAGAGATTTCAGCCAGGTTGTCAGTTCATTTTTACATTTGATAACCTTTGTGATGTTAATACCTTATCTTCAACCTCAGCATTCGTGAGAATTTcctaaataataaaaaaaaaagctgtctaAGGAAATCATAGATCTCTTTTTATGGTGAAAACATTTAATGGAATACTTGGAGATAATTCCTCTGTTTGTCCTAACTAGATATGTTATCTGTTTTATGAAGTGACGTCATAGCACTGTGATATTTATGTTACTCTGAAAGAAACGTTTATCTAAGCTGGTTCAATTTGTCCTAACAGTTTAAAGTTAGGAGACTACTGAGAGGATTTTGAATCAGCTTACCTACTGTTTTTGTTGGATAATGCtcccttttgttcttttttatcCAAAATTTTAAGAAGAGGAGATGCAGACTTCAAGAACAATCAGTGGGGTGAAGCATTGCTTCCATGCTTCTTAATGTGTGCCTGATGGCAAAAACGCTTAAAGTCTTGATTTTTACTTAGGTTGTAAAGTGTGAGAAGGAACACTGCACCAAAGAAGCCTATTTTAGTATCAGTTGTAGTGGGAGGGTAAAATGTAATATGTGTGATACAGCAGCCCAACCTGttagtttttttcttctgttttcctggGTTTGCATGCGTTTGTTACCAGCTCAGTGGTTTCTtaatcctcctctggacttctcATATAAAGGTGCTGAATTGTGCTTAGAGTTTTTAAGTAGTATTCAGAATAGGTTGTCAAAACAATTTCTGATGTCATTGTTCCTCTTTGGACTTAGCAAACAGTTGAGCATCAAAAATTGACTTGTTCCATGACTGGGACTTCAGGACTTGAAGCCTGGGGTGTGTCTGGAGTACTATAGTAATGAAGTAATTTAAAAACTAATTCTAGCTTGTGCACTAGTTCTGCTTGTATTTGTATCTTTAGTGAAGGGATAATCCACCCTGACTCAAGTGTCTAAAGGTTAGGTGTCAAAACCAAAATGACCATCTTAGACTGTCTTCTGCAATCAGGAAAGAATTAAACTTCAGAAAGTGATTCATCAGTAAACAAATTGCCCTCCAGAAGTGGTATTCCCTTTGCTTATTCTGAAGGGAGACTTGGCTGGCTGTTTTAGTCCTAGAAGGCTAGATACCCAGAAATTAAGTGGTCAAAATCTTGTGCTTACATGCTGGAAACTCTTCCAGATCATGAAATTGCTTCCCCAGTGTCCTGCACTTCAGGTACTTGTTGGTTAAGTGTGTCACTTTTTGCTGTTCTGCCTTTCTTTTGGTACTGACTTCTACCAGGTTTAGTTCTTCATCAGAACTGCCGGTAGCAATGGCTTCTGTAAGCTACCTTCCTGCACAGTCTTTACAGGCTGTGGGTATCAGCACCTAGTTTCATCAAGTCAACTTGAGGCAGGCTCAAGGCTCCTGCTATTCAGCTTGAAGCTCATGTGTTGACTGGCTGTGCATCTCAGTTGTTTCTGAAGCCAAGACATAGGTGCTGTTTTTAAATGAAGTGTAGGTAAATAGTGTGGTTGCTGCAGCTTTATAGGATGTAGAATGATACACTTTTGTATCCTTCACTAGTTCATATAAAACACACTCATGCTTCTGGACTTCTTCACATAGAGAAGTGTTTGGttccacttctgctgcagcaagtGCAGCATTTAATGTTTTTTTGTTAAATAGTAAGTGTGCAGTAAATCTGTATGGTATTTATATTTGGAAGTCCTAATTATTGCTTCTAAACTGGAGTCTTAGTGTGCAATGGGGAAAAAGCCCCACACCTCTAAAAGGTATTTGAGTgagttgatgctttctgttgGGAGGCCATGTTCTAAGCTGCTTAATAACTTATCCAGTCCACAGAAAAGCCTTGCATATGAAGGTACTACATTTCCATTTTAGCCAGAACAGATGAGTAGCTTCTCCAGCCGTGATTAGAGAAAAATGTGTTTTCATCAGCTTTTTCCATTTCTACGCAGAATGCTCCTCATCTTGGCAAGGAAAACTGAAACTGGCTTGGGGTAGAAGGAATGTGGAAGGTGGAGTTGCTTTGGTGTCAAAGGAGATTTCCTTTACTTTGTTCCAGTACGTTCATGTACATAGGCTAACCCAAGAGAACAGATGTGTATCTACAAGTGCTGCTGCCTGACACCTGAGAAGACTGGCTTAAGTTACAGTGTGTGTAGGCACTCTAGTCTTTTTCTGTGATTAGATCTCTGGTTTTCCTCCCAAGTAAGTTGCAGTGGGTAGTAGAAAACTACCACAGATCTGTCTTGTTTGCTGCCAGAACTGGAGGTTATATAATGTGAAAAGGAACAGGGTACTGCTCAGACGAAAATAAATGCAGTTACCCTGGAATGTTAGATTGTATCTCTAAGATGATGCTACGAAACTCACTGTCACCAGGCTTTTCAGAAGTGGTTCCTAATTGATAGTTACTGTTTTTTGCAATTCCCAGTTTGAGATACTCTGGACTTGTGGAAATAGTGAGAACGCTCATCCACTACTGGAGTCGCTAGGAGTTAATAATACTGTGAGGAGAAAAGTAATGATAGGTGCCTGGCCAAGAGAATAGCCAAAAGAGGTTGTGTGCAAGAGTATCAGTTTCTATTGGTTAACTGATTTCAGTTTATAATTAGTTTTATTAATAGGAAGTCATTACTTGAGGTTTAAATACATAATTTACTTTATACTAAAGTGTCTTATGGATGGAAAATAGTTAAGTCCTATTAGAAACTGAAAATTCTGTACTTAGAAATcatagagtgtcaggggctggaagggaccttgaaagatcatctggtccagcccccctgccagagcagcatcac encodes the following:
- the TAB2 gene encoding TGF-beta-activated kinase 1 and MAP3K7-binding protein 2, with the protein product MAQGSQQIDIQVLHDLRQKFPEVPEGVVSRCMLQNNNNLDACCAVLSQESTKYLYGEGDLSFSDDSGIPGLRNHMTSLNLDLQSQNVYHHGRDGSRMNGSRTLAHSVSDGHLQTSQSNNELFQQEPQTAPAQVPQGFNVFGMANAVSTSNPGQHLGFHLGSKGVSNLSQQTPRFNPIMVTLAPNIQPGRNTPTSLHIHGVPPPVLNSPQGNSIYIRPYITTPSGPARQTQQQPGWASQFNPIHPQQVYQPSQPSPWTTLPTSSTTPHTSSQHSTQSNQQGHQTSHVYMPISSPTTPQAPMIHSSGSSQSSAHSQYNIQNISTGPRKNQIEIKLEPPQRSSSSKLRSSGPRTSTTPSSLNSQTLSRSQPTVYISASPPNTDEVITRGQPKVYISANAATGDDQVVRNQPTLFISTNPGVSATSRNMSGQVSMGPAFIHHHPPKSRAVGNSTTATSPRVVVTQPNTKYTFKITVSPNKPPAVSPGVVSPTFEPTNLLNLPDHYAEPEGIQHLTDPVLAHVDRISDARKLSMGSDDAAYTQALLVHQKARMERLQRELEIQKKKLDKLKSEVNEMENNLTRRRLKRSNSVSQIPSLEEMQQLRSCNRQLQIDIDCLTKEIDLFQARGPHFNPSAIHNFYDNIGFLGPVPPKPKDQRSIVKAPKTVPDTDEDEGAQWSCTACTFLNHPALNRCEQCEMPRHF